GCTGCTCCGGAAGAAAATGGCGATGACCGACCCCGCAGACACTTACGGGACGGGGTCCTCCGGCGTTCGTTGCCTAGCGGGCTGCCTGACGCGCTCCCGGAAAACGCACCACGTTCGCGGGCAGCGCGCAGGCGTCCACGCCCGAGGCCGCCGCGGCGCTCTCCCGCACGAGGTCCGTGAGCGTCAGCGCGGCCCCCCGCGGCAGGCGGCGCAGCCCGCGATGCGCGGTCGGCGTCGCGCCGAACGCGGCGTCCAGCCGGTGCGCGAGGTGCTTCGCGCACAGGTGCGCGTAGCGCAGCAGCATGCGCGTGTCCCGGTGCCCGGAAAACGCCTGCAAATCCACCAGCGACATCGTGCCCGTATCGGCCACGCGCGAAATTGCCTCGTGCCGCAGGTCATGCATACGGAGGTCCTCGATGCCGGCGGCCGCGCACAGGCGCGTCCAGATTTTGCGCAGGTGGTCCGCGGTGAGCGGAAACACGCGCGCGTCGGTGCGCGGCAGTGCCGCGAGCAGCTCGACGAGCGCCGCGCGCACGGGGAGCTTGCGAGGCCGGCCGTTCTTGGTTTCGGGCAGAAACACGGTGCGCTCGTCAAGGTCCACATGCTGCCACTGCACCGCGAGCGTCTCGCTGCGGCGCGCCGCCGTCATCAGCTGGAACTGCACGAACGCCTCGATGAGCGGCACGTGCGTGTAGCCGGCCTCGGCCTCGGGCAGGAAGCGTTCGCGGGCCTCGCGGATGATGGCCTTCTGCTGGTAGACCGTGGGCGCCAGTTCGGCCTCGGTCCGTGCGTCGGCCATCAGTTCTTCCAGCCGCTGGGCGATGCTGCGCCGGCGGTCCTCGTCATACGCGGCGTCGAGCAGGCGCGCCTCCTC
The nucleotide sequence above comes from Paraburkholderia sp. FT54. Encoded proteins:
- a CDS encoding site-specific integrase; the protein is MATVSNRSRYRVTVSGQEAFGRDFPYSARDAVRAYVDTLRTDGHRPRVARTDDCYEVRIRNKGFPELHTTVASPDAADTLIKFIEGQRATGLYIDYAKALKVTFADLLVRYLREEAPRQKSFEMVAYKINGLLEDAGLARVDPAGVLRAHPAPHPSLTVRAPRRATGVTVRTPTGNLAWLHRPFAQLMPTDINDYIDERCQWVEPATVDRELDIFSSVCHLAMETWRIEVARSPMDGVRRPRYYNERDRRLRGDEEARLLDAAYDEDRRRSIAQRLEELMADARTEAELAPTVYQQKAIIREARERFLPEAEAGYTHVPLIEAFVQFQLMTAARRSETLAVQWQHVDLDERTVFLPETKNGRPRKLPVRAALVELLAALPRTDARVFPLTADHLRKIWTRLCAAAGIEDLRMHDLRHEAISRVADTGTMSLVDLQAFSGHRDTRMLLRYAHLCAKHLAHRLDAAFGATPTAHRGLRRLPRGAALTLTDLVRESAAAASGVDACALPANVVRFPGARQAAR